A genomic window from Camelus ferus isolate YT-003-E chromosome X, BCGSAC_Cfer_1.0, whole genome shotgun sequence includes:
- the NR0B1 gene encoding nuclear receptor subfamily 0 group B member 1 translates to MAGEDHQWQGSILYNMLMSAKQTHATPVAPDTRLGGACWGCSCGAEPPVGREGLPDGRAVALLYRCCFCGEDHPRQGSILYNMLTSAKQTQETPEAPEAQLGGACWGCSCGAEPPLGREGLPGGRTTVLLYRCCFCGEDHPRQGSILYSLLTSAKQTHVAPEAPEARPGSAWWDRSYCAQRLGGREELPAGRAMALLYRCCFCGEDHPRQAGILCNMPASAKQTHVAPEEQPGAPWWDPSCGAQRRVALKSPQVVCEAASAGLLKTLRFVKYLPCFQVLPLDQQLVLVRSCWAPLLMLELAQDRLNFETVETSETSLLQRILTTRRQETTGDEPPSQPTLQPQLVSPPKTEHLPSAAEVQAIKGFLAKCWSLDISTKEYAYLKGTVLFNPDLPGLQCVKYIQGLQWGTQQILSEHIRMTHREHQARFAELNSALFLLRFINANVLAELFFRPIIGTVSMDDMMLEMLCAKL, encoded by the exons ATGGCGGGCGAGGACCACCAGTGGCAGGGCAGCATCCTCTACAACATGCTCATGAGCGCCAAGCAAACGCACGCGACCCCGGTGGCGCCCGACACACGGCTGGGGGGTGCATGCTGGGGCTGCTCGTGTGGCGCCGAGCCCCCAGTGGGCAGAGAGGGGCTGCCGGATGGACGGGCAGTGGCGCTCCTGTACCGCTGCTGCTTTTGTGGTGAAGACCACCCGCGGCAGGGCAGCATCCTCTACAACATGCTCACAAGCGCAAAGCAAACGCAAGAGACTCCAGAAGCGCCCGAGGCACAACTGGGGGGTGCGTGCTGGGGCTGTTCGTGTGGCGCGGAGCCTCCGTTGGGCAGAGAGGGACTCCCGGGTGGGCGGACTACGGTGCTCCTGTACCGCTGCTGCTTTTGCGGTGAAGACCACCCACGGCAGGGCAGCATCCTGTACAGCTTGCTCACCAGCGCAAAGCAAACGCACGTGGCTCCTGAAGCTCCCGAGGCGCGGCCAGGGAGCGCGTGGTGGGACCGCTCTTACTGCGCGCAGAGGCTGGGGGGCAGAGAGGAGTTGCCGGCCGGGCGGGCCATGGCGCTCCTGTACCGCTGCTGCTTTTGCGGGGAAGACCACCCTCGGCAAGCGGGCATCCTCTGCAACATGCCCGCAAGCGCAAAGCAAACGCACGTGGCTCCAGAAGAGCAGCCGGGGGCCCCTTGGTGGGATCCCTCGTGTGGAGCGCAGCGGCGGGTGGCCCTCAAGAGCCCACAGGTGGTTTGCGAGGCAGCCTCGGCAGGCCTGTTGAAGACGCTGCGCTTCGTCAAGTACTTGCCCTGCTTCCAGGTGCTGCCCTTGGACCAGCAGCTGGTGCTGGTGCGCAGCTGCTGGGCGCCGCTACTCATGCTCGAGCTGGCCCAGGACCGCCTGAACTTTGAGACGGTGGAGACCTCGGAGACCAGCCTGCTGCAGAGGATCCTCACCACCAGGCGGCAGGAGACCACGGGCGACGAGCCGCCGTCCCAGCCCACGCTGCAGCCACAGCTCGTGTCGCCGCCCAAGACCGAGCATTTGCCGTCGGCCGCCGAGGTCCAGGCCATCAAGGGCTTCCTTGCAAAGTGCTGGAGCCTGGACATCAGTACCAAGGAGTACGCCTACCTCAAGGGGACCGTGCTGTTTAACCCGG ACCTGCCAGGCCTGCAGTGCGTGAAGTACATCCAGGGACTCCAGTGGGGAACTCAGCAGATACTTAGTGAACATATCAGGATGACACACAGGGAGCATCAGGCCAGATTCGCCGAACTGAACAGCGCTCTCTTCCTGCTGAGATTCATCAACGCCAACGTCCTTGCGGAACTGTTCTTCAGGCCCATCATTGGCACTGTCAGCATGGATGACATGATGCTGGAAATGCTCTGTGCCAAGTTATGA